Proteins encoded within one genomic window of Deinococcus grandis:
- a CDS encoding acyl-CoA dehydrogenase has protein sequence MAPVLNRRDLSFQLFEVLPTADLTSRPRFAEHSREVYEDVLKVAHSVAERYFANHAREADLHEPHVVDGRVVLPTAMTDAMRAFRDAGFFSAHHDEDLGGLQLPWVVMQAVQAHFQAANVATSGYPFLTIGNANLQRVFASPEQQRRYMLPLLEGRWFGTMALSEPHAGSGLADITTTATPRGDGTYAITGTKMWISGGEHELSENIVHLVLARIAGGPAGVKGISLFLVPRYRVNEDGTPGEDNHVVLAGLNHKMGYRGTTNTLLNFGEGGETIGELVGEPGRGLAQMFHMMNEARIGVGMGAVMLGTAGYMESLAYARERRQGRHASQKDPAAPPVAIIEHADVRRLLLRQKVFVEGGLALGLYASLLVDDTQTGPEGGRADAGLLLDLLTPIVKSWPSRYSQEALSDAIQVMGGAGYTRDFNVEMYYRDNRLNPIHEGTEGIQGNDLLGRKLTQAGGRGLNILLGRMEADLNASEGLEGLDEIRAALRQAITWNTQALGAILPRAAELGPDLFLANANSALEMLGHTVVGWMWLRQAATASRALPTARADADFYHGKLHAARFYATHELPKVRAHADLLASADRTTTDMHSEWF, from the coding sequence ATGGCCCCAGTCCTGAACCGCCGCGACCTGAGTTTCCAGCTGTTCGAGGTACTCCCCACCGCCGACCTGACGAGTCGCCCCCGCTTCGCCGAGCACAGCCGCGAGGTGTACGAGGACGTCCTGAAGGTCGCCCACTCCGTCGCCGAACGCTACTTCGCGAACCACGCCCGCGAGGCCGACCTGCATGAGCCGCACGTGGTGGACGGCAGGGTGGTGCTGCCCACTGCGATGACCGACGCCATGCGCGCCTTCCGCGACGCGGGCTTCTTCAGCGCCCACCACGACGAGGACCTCGGCGGGCTGCAACTGCCGTGGGTGGTCATGCAGGCCGTGCAGGCCCACTTTCAGGCGGCGAACGTCGCCACGAGCGGCTACCCGTTCCTGACCATCGGGAACGCCAACCTGCAGCGGGTGTTCGCGTCCCCCGAGCAGCAGCGGCGCTACATGCTCCCGCTGCTGGAGGGCCGCTGGTTCGGCACCATGGCCCTCAGCGAACCGCACGCGGGCTCGGGCCTCGCGGACATCACGACGACCGCCACGCCGCGCGGTGACGGCACGTACGCCATCACCGGCACGAAGATGTGGATCAGCGGCGGCGAGCACGAACTGAGCGAGAACATCGTGCACCTCGTGCTGGCGCGCATCGCGGGCGGCCCGGCGGGCGTGAAGGGGATCAGCCTCTTCCTGGTGCCGCGCTACCGCGTGAATGAGGACGGCACCCCCGGAGAGGACAATCACGTCGTCCTGGCGGGCCTGAACCACAAGATGGGCTACCGGGGCACCACGAACACCCTCCTGAACTTCGGTGAGGGTGGCGAGACCATCGGGGAACTGGTCGGCGAACCGGGGCGCGGCCTGGCGCAGATGTTCCACATGATGAACGAGGCCCGCATCGGCGTCGGGATGGGCGCCGTGATGCTCGGCACCGCCGGGTACATGGAGAGCCTCGCGTACGCCCGCGAGCGCCGCCAGGGCCGCCACGCCAGCCAGAAGGACCCCGCCGCGCCCCCCGTGGCGATCATCGAACACGCCGACGTGCGCCGCCTGCTGCTGCGGCAGAAGGTGTTCGTGGAGGGGGGCCTCGCGCTGGGCCTGTACGCCAGCCTGCTCGTGGACGACACCCAGACCGGCCCCGAGGGTGGACGCGCCGACGCCGGACTGCTGCTCGACCTGCTGACGCCCATCGTGAAGAGCTGGCCCAGCCGATACAGCCAGGAGGCCCTGAGCGACGCGATTCAGGTCATGGGCGGCGCCGGGTACACGCGGGACTTCAACGTCGAGATGTACTACCGCGACAACCGCCTGAACCCCATCCACGAGGGCACCGAGGGCATCCAGGGCAACGACCTGCTGGGCCGCAAACTGACCCAGGCGGGTGGGCGCGGCCTGAACATCCTGCTGGGGCGCATGGAGGCCGACCTGAACGCCAGCGAGGGCCTGGAGGGCCTGGACGAGATCCGCGCCGCCCTGCGGCAGGCCATCACGTGGAACACCCAGGCCCTCGGGGCCATCCTGCCGCGCGCCGCCGAACTCGGCCCGGACCTGTTCCTCGCCAACGCCAACAGCGCCCTGGAGATGCTCGGGCACACCGTCGTCGGCTGGATGTGGCTCCGTCAGGCGGCCACCGCCTCCCGCGCCCTGCCCACCGCCCGCGCCGACGCGGACTTCTACCACGGCAAACTCCACGCCGCGCGCTTCTACGCCACGCACGAACTCCCCAAAGTCCGCGCGCACGCCGACCTGCTCGCCAGCGCCGACCGCACCACCACCGACATGCACAGCGAGTGGTTCTGA
- a CDS encoding TetR/AcrR family transcriptional regulator: MARPRQISDDAIVAAAQEVFLEQGFSATTAAIARRAGVSEGTLFNRFASKEDLFVAAIGLDAQARFHTELLEVVGTGEVRRNLERLLLNMLGQAADLVPKLMVMFSRGHDPSHNPILMRLGDPMQVAARNIATYLEAEARLGRLRPLDAEVTALSIVGALSHYVHREQMMPGQGSGLEAGRFVRGLMDLLWPGMAP; encoded by the coding sequence ATGGCCAGACCCCGACAGATCAGTGACGACGCGATCGTCGCCGCCGCGCAGGAGGTGTTCCTCGAACAGGGCTTCAGCGCCACTACCGCCGCCATCGCCCGCCGGGCCGGGGTGTCCGAGGGCACGCTGTTCAACCGCTTCGCCAGCAAGGAGGACCTGTTCGTCGCCGCCATCGGCCTGGACGCCCAGGCGCGCTTTCACACCGAGCTGCTGGAGGTGGTCGGCACCGGCGAGGTCCGCCGCAACCTCGAGCGGCTGCTGCTGAACATGCTCGGGCAGGCGGCGGACCTCGTCCCGAAACTGATGGTGATGTTCTCCCGCGGGCACGATCCCTCGCATAACCCGATCCTGATGCGCCTGGGTGACCCCATGCAGGTCGCCGCGCGCAACATCGCCACCTACCTGGAGGCCGAGGCCCGCCTGGGCCGCCTGCGCCCCCTGGACGCCGAGGTCACCGCCCTGAGCATCGTGGGCGCCCTGTCGCACTACGTGCACCGCGAGCAGATGATGCCCGGCCAGGGCAGCGGCCTGGAGGCCGGACGCTTCGTGCGCGGCCTGATGGACCTGCTGTGGCCCGGCATGGCCCCCTGA
- a CDS encoding ATP-binding cassette domain-containing protein, whose translation MHLARTLAQLHGTPGDRVLLLDGPTASLDLAHQHATLRLARDLCAEGVGVLAVLHDLNLAAQYADRVLLLDGGQVLTCAPPGAALTSEHIRAAYGHDVLVTRHPCLDCPLIVSAG comes from the coding sequence GTGCACCTCGCCCGGACGCTGGCGCAGCTGCACGGCACGCCCGGCGACCGGGTGCTGCTGCTGGACGGACCCACCGCCAGCCTCGACCTCGCCCACCAGCACGCCACGCTGCGTCTCGCCCGCGACCTGTGCGCGGAAGGGGTCGGCGTGCTGGCCGTCCTGCACGACCTGAACCTCGCCGCGCAGTACGCCGACCGGGTGCTGCTGCTCGACGGCGGTCAGGTCCTGACCTGCGCCCCACCCGGGGCCGCCCTGACCAGCGAGCACATCCGCGCCGCGTACGGCCACGACGTGCTCGTCACCCGCCACCCCTGCCTGGACTGCCCGCTGATCGTCAGCGCGGGGTGA
- a CDS encoding NADPH:quinone oxidoreductase family protein translates to MRALTCTAFDEPETLTVTEQPTPGPGPGEVLIRVQAASVNYPDALMVQGKYQVRPPLPFTPGAEAAGTVEAVGEGVTHLTVGQRVAAFTGTGAFATHLIAPAAATLPLPDDLDLNVAATLPLAYGTAMHALIDRGQLKAGETLLVLGAAGGVGLAAVMIGKALGARVIAAASTPEKLDLARAHGADEVINYEGTDLKAAVAELTGKKGVDVILDPVGDRWAESAFRAIAWGGRYLVIGFAGGEIPRLPLNLPLLKGASIVGVFWGEYARRDPRGNARHLTQLASWVQSGTLKPEISRTYTLQEAPQAMRDLLERRVTGKVIVTP, encoded by the coding sequence ATGCGCGCCCTGACCTGCACCGCCTTCGACGAACCCGAAACCCTGACCGTCACCGAGCAACCCACGCCTGGCCCCGGCCCCGGCGAGGTCCTGATCCGCGTACAGGCCGCCAGCGTGAACTACCCCGACGCCCTGATGGTCCAGGGCAAGTACCAGGTGCGCCCGCCCCTGCCCTTCACGCCCGGCGCGGAGGCCGCCGGAACCGTCGAGGCCGTCGGCGAGGGCGTCACTCACCTGACGGTGGGCCAGCGCGTCGCCGCGTTCACCGGCACCGGCGCCTTCGCCACGCACCTGATCGCCCCCGCCGCCGCCACGCTGCCCCTCCCGGACGACCTCGACCTGAACGTCGCCGCGACCCTGCCCCTGGCCTACGGGACCGCCATGCACGCCCTGATCGACCGCGGGCAGCTGAAAGCCGGGGAGACCCTGCTGGTCCTGGGCGCTGCCGGGGGCGTGGGCCTCGCTGCCGTCATGATCGGCAAGGCCCTCGGCGCGCGCGTGATCGCGGCCGCCAGCACCCCCGAGAAACTCGACCTCGCGCGGGCGCACGGCGCGGACGAGGTCATCAACTACGAAGGCACCGACCTCAAGGCGGCCGTGGCCGAGCTGACCGGGAAGAAAGGCGTGGACGTCATCCTCGACCCCGTCGGGGACCGCTGGGCCGAGAGTGCCTTCCGCGCCATCGCCTGGGGCGGGCGCTACCTCGTGATCGGCTTCGCGGGCGGCGAGATCCCCCGGCTGCCGCTGAACCTCCCGCTCCTCAAGGGCGCGTCCATCGTGGGCGTCTTCTGGGGCGAGTACGCCCGCCGCGACCCGCGCGGCAACGCCCGCCACCTCACCCAGCTGGCCAGTTGGGTCCAGAGCGGCACCCTGAAACCCGAGATCAGCCGCACGTACACCCTTCAGGAGGCGCCGCAGGCCATGCGCGACCTGCTGGAGCGGCGCGTGACCGGTAAAGTGATCGTCACGCCGTGA
- a CDS encoding TolC family protein has product MTHASPPRPLRRAALTLALLLGPVAAQSSAAQTSVAQPTVAQTLPSTTAPAPAPAPAAPASALASPLDSLLLALRSAPGWRAADLTYRAAQLQLDSARLRAGLNLTVGGNAALTKAPWEGGDWTGNGTLTLSASLPVLPWSPLLEGVRSAERGVQTAALDLRGARAGLTTQLWQAYAGLRAAGDALTLADAQLSLSGQLLAAGRDQRAQGLLTESGLLDRQANLEAAQAGRDRAARAVTQARAALTRLLGTDPLPATPDLSRPLPDLTPAGDEATLIARALERRPEVRRAQATLADAQAARDAAVLAARLPDVTASVTAGQLASASGAAGRTVSGSLNLTTGVLGAQVSVPLREPKSPVSGVNLALNASIPILGSTESAALRQAELGVQQATLALDVARQGAELDVRTRIQAVQDERGALDAARTRVRAAELTVQAAQARLDAGLATRLDVAQARLNLTQATQALSAQLDRVSVAGAALAQATADLDPLLLTIPALPTGGRP; this is encoded by the coding sequence ATGACCCACGCCTCACCCCCCCGCCCGCTGCGCCGCGCTGCGCTGACCCTGGCCCTGCTGCTCGGGCCGGTCGCGGCCCAGAGTTCAGCGGCCCAAACTTCAGTGGCCCAGCCGACAGTGGCCCAGACGTTGCCGTCCACGACGGCCCCGGCACCGGCCCCCGCGCCCGCTGCGCCCGCCAGCGCCCTGGCCTCCCCGCTGGACTCGCTGCTGCTCGCGCTGCGCTCGGCCCCCGGCTGGCGCGCGGCGGACCTGACCTACCGCGCCGCGCAACTGCAGCTCGACAGCGCCCGACTGCGCGCCGGACTGAACCTCACGGTCGGCGGCAACGCCGCCCTCACGAAAGCCCCCTGGGAGGGCGGCGACTGGACCGGGAACGGCACCCTCACCCTGAGTGCCAGCCTGCCCGTGCTGCCCTGGTCGCCGCTGCTCGAGGGCGTGCGCAGCGCCGAACGGGGCGTGCAGACGGCCGCGCTGGACCTGCGTGGCGCCCGCGCGGGCCTGACCACGCAGCTGTGGCAGGCCTACGCGGGCCTGCGCGCCGCCGGCGACGCCCTGACCCTGGCCGACGCGCAGCTCTCCCTGAGCGGCCAGCTGCTCGCCGCCGGACGTGACCAGCGAGCCCAGGGCCTGCTCACCGAAAGCGGCCTGCTGGACCGGCAGGCGAACCTGGAGGCGGCGCAGGCGGGCCGCGACCGCGCCGCGCGGGCCGTCACGCAGGCCCGCGCGGCCCTGACCCGCCTGCTGGGCACCGACCCGCTGCCCGCCACGCCCGACCTGAGCCGCCCCCTGCCGGACCTGACCCCCGCCGGGGACGAGGCCACCCTGATCGCCCGCGCGCTGGAGCGGCGGCCCGAGGTGCGCCGCGCGCAGGCCACCCTGGCCGACGCGCAGGCCGCCCGCGACGCCGCCGTCCTGGCGGCCCGCCTGCCGGACGTGACCGCCAGCGTCACCGCCGGACAGCTCGCCAGCGCCTCCGGCGCGGCCGGACGGACCGTCAGCGGCAGCCTGAACCTCACGACCGGCGTGCTCGGCGCGCAGGTCAGCGTGCCGCTGCGCGAACCGAAGAGTCCGGTCAGCGGCGTGAACCTCGCCCTGAACGCCTCGATTCCCATCCTGGGCAGCACCGAGAGCGCCGCGCTGCGGCAGGCCGAACTGGGCGTGCAGCAGGCCACCCTGGCCCTGGACGTCGCCCGGCAGGGCGCCGAACTCGACGTCCGCACCCGCATTCAGGCCGTGCAGGACGAACGCGGCGCGCTGGACGCCGCCCGCACCCGCGTCCGAGCCGCCGAACTGACCGTGCAGGCCGCGCAGGCCCGCCTGGACGCTGGGCTGGCCACCCGCCTGGACGTCGCGCAGGCCAGGCTGAACCTCACGCAGGCGACGCAGGCGCTCAGCGCCCAGCTCGACCGCGTGTCCGTCGCGGGCGCCGCGCTCGCGCAGGCCACCGCCGACCTCGACCCGCTGCTCCTGACCATTCCCGCCCTGCCCACCGGAGGCCGCCCATGA
- a CDS encoding putative bifunctional diguanylate cyclase/phosphodiesterase: protein MTRWNGLTVSLRLQLLALLAALLIPLGVILLLLLPAFMNEKFNSIERTQVQQFSDIARANLHAEEDRVGLFVLNFSLWTETFEYAAGRNDRYLAANLVPGTFIGGKVDYWGVAAPGGRLLSAATLRDNRVVDATAIVTDFFASLPRPLPAGGSAGVIRRGGQAYIVAARPITRDDGQGRGGVMLLARTLTPQVLQELTYQGQVFSAALSLTPVPETQVRFLGDSVRATSPLSAPSGPPQLALDLSIPRAVHAAGLIGAQQLRLTMLITTLIGVAAFMLFLNRRVLNVLDGYKRDTQRIARDPTHRLDGRDPTELGLLARTINALLDHLQEREGQLRDRSQRDELTGAFTRSGLLERLNNTPVRSALIVEVPRLQELSGLYGNAMVDTLLREITGRLGELGPQHVVARLSSSGLALITTGRDTPDPRVILRELERPFQLKDAEIPLKFTAGYVESPYAVPVPTLLRHANIALQHALDEREPIGLFNEEMLRLSQYGHLLEASLQGADTRGELSLLYQPIHNLQTGQWEAMEALLRWKHPTLGSVPPGTFIPVAERAGLIGTLGEWALRRAVQDARNAQQIAPLRVNVNVSPLQLLSPDFAARVLEILRELNAPPTLLTLEVTESSVMQNVDLACRHLEDLRAAGVRIALDDFGSGHSSLALLADLPLDTVKLDRSFLRDSARGGTRGALLGSAIRLAGDLGLHTVAEGVEDEAMLQMLRDFECGAAQGYHLARPERLEELLGRLQAIRPR, encoded by the coding sequence ATGACCCGCTGGAACGGCCTGACGGTGTCGCTGCGGCTGCAACTGCTGGCGCTGCTGGCCGCGCTGCTGATCCCGCTGGGCGTGATCCTGCTGCTGCTGCTGCCCGCCTTCATGAACGAGAAGTTCAACAGTATCGAACGCACGCAGGTGCAGCAGTTCAGCGACATCGCCCGCGCGAACCTGCACGCCGAGGAAGACCGCGTCGGGCTGTTCGTGCTGAACTTCAGCCTCTGGACCGAGACCTTCGAGTACGCCGCCGGACGCAACGACCGCTACCTGGCCGCCAACCTCGTGCCCGGCACGTTCATCGGCGGCAAGGTCGACTACTGGGGCGTCGCCGCGCCTGGCGGGCGCCTGCTGTCCGCCGCGACCCTGCGGGACAACCGCGTCGTGGACGCCACCGCGATCGTCACGGACTTCTTCGCCAGCCTGCCCCGCCCCCTGCCGGCCGGCGGCTCGGCCGGGGTCATCCGCCGCGGCGGGCAGGCGTACATCGTCGCGGCGCGCCCCATCACCCGCGACGACGGGCAGGGACGCGGCGGGGTCATGCTGCTCGCCCGGACCCTCACGCCGCAGGTGCTGCAGGAACTCACGTACCAGGGGCAGGTGTTCAGCGCGGCGCTGAGCCTCACGCCCGTGCCCGAGACGCAGGTGCGCTTCCTGGGGGACAGCGTGCGCGCCACCTCGCCCCTGAGTGCGCCCAGCGGCCCGCCGCAGCTCGCGCTGGACCTCAGCATTCCGCGCGCCGTGCACGCCGCCGGGCTGATCGGCGCGCAGCAGCTGCGCCTGACGATGCTGATCACCACCCTGATCGGCGTGGCCGCCTTCATGCTGTTCCTGAACCGCCGGGTCCTGAACGTCCTGGACGGCTACAAGCGCGACACGCAGCGCATCGCGCGCGACCCCACGCACCGCCTGGACGGCCGCGACCCCACCGAACTGGGTCTGCTGGCCCGCACCATCAACGCCCTGCTCGACCACCTCCAGGAGCGTGAAGGCCAGCTGCGGGACCGCTCGCAGCGCGACGAGCTGACCGGCGCGTTCACCCGCAGCGGCCTGCTCGAACGGCTGAACAACACGCCGGTCCGCAGCGCCCTGATCGTCGAGGTGCCGCGCCTGCAGGAACTCAGCGGTCTGTACGGCAACGCCATGGTGGACACGCTGCTGCGCGAGATCACCGGCCGCCTGGGCGAGCTGGGGCCGCAGCACGTCGTGGCGCGGCTGTCCTCGAGCGGGCTGGCGCTCATCACGACCGGGCGGGACACCCCGGACCCCCGCGTGATCCTGCGGGAACTGGAACGTCCCTTCCAGCTCAAGGACGCCGAGATTCCGCTGAAATTCACGGCCGGATACGTGGAATCCCCGTACGCCGTGCCGGTCCCGACGCTGCTGCGGCACGCGAACATCGCGCTGCAGCACGCGCTGGACGAACGCGAACCGATCGGGCTGTTCAACGAGGAGATGCTGCGCCTGAGCCAGTACGGTCACCTGCTCGAGGCGTCCCTGCAGGGCGCCGACACGCGCGGGGAACTGTCCCTGCTGTACCAGCCCATCCATAACCTCCAGACCGGCCAGTGGGAGGCGATGGAGGCCCTGCTGCGCTGGAAGCACCCCACGCTGGGCAGCGTGCCGCCCGGCACGTTCATCCCGGTCGCCGAACGCGCCGGACTGATCGGCACGCTGGGCGAATGGGCGCTGCGCCGCGCCGTGCAGGACGCCCGGAACGCCCAGCAGATCGCGCCGCTGCGCGTGAACGTGAACGTCAGCCCCCTCCAGCTGCTCAGCCCGGACTTCGCCGCGCGCGTGCTGGAGATCCTGCGTGAACTGAACGCCCCGCCCACCCTGCTGACGCTGGAAGTCACGGAGTCCAGCGTCATGCAGAACGTGGACCTCGCCTGCCGTCACCTGGAGGACCTGCGCGCCGCCGGCGTGCGGATCGCGCTGGACGACTTCGGCAGCGGGCACTCCAGCCTCGCGCTGCTGGCGGACCTGCCGCTGGACACCGTGAAGCTCGACCGGTCGTTCCTGCGCGACAGCGCCCGGGGCGGCACGCGCGGCGCCCTGCTGGGCAGCGCGATCCGCCTCGCGGGGGACCTGGGGCTGCACACCGTCGCCGAGGGTGTCGAGGACGAGGCGATGCTGCAGATGCTGCGGGACTTCGAGTGCGGCGCCGCGCAGGGCTACCACCTCGCGCGGCCCGAACGCCTCGAGGAGCTGCTCGGCCGACTCCAGGCGATCAGGCCACGCTGA
- a CDS encoding winged helix-turn-helix domain-containing protein → MNRADLLFDPQHCALLARCHEGPRSVTELADLTGTKPNTAYRRVQRLLAADLLTVAGVERRAGRSVRRYAPAHATVDVPFRDSPYPSFSAYLHERLNHALQANLERSFARLDLPEPDLHLRVHFGHGVLQVDPVLPGLSVADTYARVFAAADTVTRWVPLRLTPDELTQLRAELDALTRRYFRPFGSGDTQTGALGLFLLPG, encoded by the coding sequence GTGAACCGCGCCGACCTGCTGTTCGATCCCCAGCACTGCGCGCTGCTGGCCCGCTGTCACGAGGGGCCGCGCAGCGTGACCGAACTGGCGGACCTGACCGGAACGAAACCGAATACGGCGTACCGCCGCGTGCAGCGCCTGCTGGCGGCAGACCTGCTGACCGTCGCTGGTGTCGAGCGTCGCGCGGGCCGCAGTGTGCGCCGCTACGCCCCGGCGCACGCGACGGTTGACGTGCCGTTCCGCGACTCGCCGTACCCGTCGTTCAGCGCGTACCTGCACGAGCGGCTGAACCACGCGCTCCAGGCGAATCTGGAGCGCAGCTTCGCCCGGCTGGACCTGCCGGAACCGGACCTGCACCTGCGGGTCCATTTCGGCCACGGGGTGTTGCAGGTCGATCCGGTCCTGCCGGGCCTGAGCGTGGCGGACACGTACGCGCGGGTGTTCGCGGCGGCGGATACCGTCACGCGCTGGGTCCCGCTGCGCCTCACGCCGGACGAACTGACGCAGCTCCGGGCTGAACTGGACGCCCTGACCCGGCGGTACTTCCGGCCATTCGGGTCGGGGGACACCCAGACGGGTGCGCTGGGGCTGTTCCTGCTGCCCGGCTGA
- a CDS encoding MerR family transcriptional regulator, translating into MTTSSPTYYTTAELARAAQVTRRTVMHYAELGLLTPDQVTASGRALYGPYALRLLRDLIDLRALGFTLEEARDAVTLRRATHDIKGVYRRDWTRADIPIDDERLRALQVKLRTVHDAYERQADNLARFDRWLTKRFTGGQLPHAHAAAHDPAAPHTSEPDGPDPDRPDPDQPGPATPERG; encoded by the coding sequence GTGACCACCTCCAGCCCCACCTACTACACCACCGCCGAACTCGCCCGCGCCGCGCAGGTCACCCGCCGCACCGTCATGCACTACGCCGAACTGGGCCTCCTGACCCCCGACCAGGTCACCGCCTCAGGCCGCGCGCTGTACGGCCCCTACGCGCTGCGACTGCTGCGCGACCTGATCGACCTGCGCGCCCTGGGCTTCACGCTGGAGGAAGCCCGCGACGCCGTCACGCTGCGCCGCGCCACACACGACATCAAGGGGGTGTACCGCCGCGACTGGACCCGCGCGGACATCCCCATCGACGACGAGCGGCTGCGCGCCCTGCAGGTCAAGCTGCGCACCGTGCACGACGCCTATGAGCGGCAGGCGGACAACCTCGCCCGCTTCGACCGCTGGCTCACCAAACGCTTCACCGGGGGGCAGCTGCCACACGCCCACGCGGCCGCCCATGACCCCGCCGCGCCCCACACCAGCGAACCGGACGGCCCGGACCCTGACCGGCCCGACCCCGACCAGCCCGGCCCCGCCACGCCCGAACGCGGTTAG
- a CDS encoding serine hydrolase domain-containing protein, whose translation MTPSLNLDPLIDQARRTHSSALCVMQGGHTLVDDTCGSRDPVETMSVTKAVLSLLVGRAVTLGHLPGPDVPVAEFYPEWRQGRRAQVTLRHLMTHTSGLQNVPAAPEEIYPSPDFVQLALCAEFQHAPGAAFSYNNKAANLICGVLRRATGQHADDFARAELFGPLGIHDFSWARDAAGTPHGMSGLSLHARDLARLGHLTLRGGEDLITPDWIHASTRPATPLTARMGLLWWTWYPQAMYTVTDAHVQHLRDAHASPGQIAALTALRGTHPRHAIHARMQEVGFDPTQVPAGTRWVHEDPGPRRGWCHDGWLGQSLVVDAEADLVAVRLIAADQPGAGIAGSDWPDFMDAVFKLTR comes from the coding sequence GTGACCCCATCCCTGAACCTGGACCCGCTGATCGATCAGGCCCGCCGTACCCACTCCAGCGCCCTGTGCGTGATGCAGGGCGGACACACGCTCGTGGACGACACCTGCGGCTCGCGTGATCCGGTCGAGACCATGAGCGTCACGAAGGCCGTCCTGAGCCTCCTCGTGGGCCGCGCGGTGACGCTGGGACACCTGCCGGGCCCGGACGTGCCTGTCGCGGAGTTCTACCCCGAATGGCGTCAGGGTCGCCGCGCGCAGGTCACGCTGCGTCACCTCATGACCCACACCAGCGGCCTGCAGAACGTGCCCGCCGCGCCCGAGGAGATCTACCCCAGCCCGGACTTCGTGCAGCTGGCCCTCTGCGCGGAATTCCAGCACGCGCCGGGAGCGGCGTTCAGTTACAACAACAAGGCGGCGAACCTGATCTGCGGCGTGCTGCGCCGCGCGACCGGACAGCACGCCGACGACTTCGCCCGCGCGGAGCTGTTCGGCCCACTGGGCATCCACGACTTCAGCTGGGCGCGTGACGCGGCGGGTACGCCGCACGGCATGAGCGGCCTGAGCCTGCACGCGCGGGACCTCGCCCGGCTGGGGCACCTGACGCTGCGCGGCGGCGAGGACCTGATCACCCCCGACTGGATTCACGCCAGCACCCGCCCCGCCACGCCGCTGACGGCACGCATGGGCCTGCTGTGGTGGACGTGGTACCCGCAGGCGATGTACACCGTCACGGACGCGCACGTGCAGCACCTGCGGGACGCACACGCCAGCCCCGGACAGATCGCGGCCCTGACCGCCCTGCGCGGCACGCACCCGCGCCACGCCATCCACGCACGGATGCAGGAGGTGGGCTTCGACCCCACGCAGGTACCTGCCGGTACCCGCTGGGTGCACGAGGACCCCGGCCCGCGCCGGGGCTGGTGTCACGACGGCTGGCTGGGCCAGTCCCTCGTGGTGGACGCGGAGGCCGATCTGGTCGCCGTGCGGCTGATCGCCGCCGACCAGCCCGGAGCGGGCATCGCCGGGAGCGACTGGCCAGACTTCATGGACGCCGTGTTCAAGCTGACCCGCTGA